A genomic region of Saccopteryx bilineata isolate mSacBil1 chromosome 1, mSacBil1_pri_phased_curated, whole genome shotgun sequence contains the following coding sequences:
- the TRERF1 gene encoding transcriptional-regulating factor 1 isoform X6: MGDQQLYKTNHVAHSGENLFYQQPPLGVHGGLNHNYGNTVTGVGMDAPQASPISPHFPQDTRDGLGLPVVSKNLGQVDTSRQGGWGGHAGPGNHVQLRGNLTNSNMMWGAPAQAEPTDGYQYTYAQASEIRTQKLTSGVLHKLDSFTQVFANQNLRIQVNNMAQVLHTQSAVMDGTPDSALRQLLSQKPMEPPAPSVPSRYQQVPQQPHPGFAGALSKPALQVGQHPSQGHLYYDYQQPLAQMPVQGGQPLQGPPMLSQHMQQMQQHQYYPQQQQQQAGQQRMSMQEMQPQQQIRPSQLQQQQQLQQLQQRQGSMQIPQYYPSPPMMQHLQEQQQQQMHLQPSSYHRDPPQYSPEQAHAVQLIQLGSMPQYYYQEAQQACSHPLYQPSHLGQHQQREDGQPKTYPSDRQAQAMLSSHGDLGPPDVGMGDPASLDLNRAGSALPHRPLLSPSGVHLNNVGPQHQQPSPSAVWPQMHVPDGRAQPGSPESSGQPKGLFGEQTDAKTKLTCSICLKEFKSLPALNGHMRSHGGMRASPSLKQEEGEKVPPPQPQPLPPPLPPQLPPEAESLTPMVMPVSVPVKLLVPKPSSQGFANSIVAAPSARDKPASSVSDDEMPVLVRMTLSPPHSPQGAIPCTPAEIPRKHQPGVAKADEPLKTAPEKKKFRHRPEPLFIPPPPSYNPNPASYSGATLYQSQLRSPRVLGDHLLLDPAHELPPYTPPPMLSPVRQGSGLFSNVLIAGHGPGAHPQLPLTPLTPTPRVLLCRSNSIDGSSVTVTPGPGEQTVDVEPRINIGLRFQAEIPELQDVSAVAQDTHKATLVWKPWPELENHDLQQRVENLLNFCCSSALPGGGTNSELALHCLFEAKGDVMAALEMLLLRKPVRLKCHPLANYHYAGSDKWTSLERKLFNKALATYSKDFIFVQKMVKSKTVAQCVEYYYTWKKLTRLGRKHRTRLTELADDCVDCRCHVTPFLPQVFSSRQALNGHARIHGGTNQVTKARGAVPSGKQKPGSAQSGYCSVKSSPAHSTTSGETDPTTIFPCKECGKVFFKIKSRNAHMKTHRQQEEQQRQKAQKAAFAAEMAATIERTTGPAGAPGLLPLDQLSLIKPIKDVDILDDDVVQQLGGVMEEAEVVDTDLLLDDQDSVLLQGDTEL; the protein is encoded by the exons ATGGGGGATCAGCAACTGTACAAGACCAACCACGTGGCTCACAGTGGTGAGAACCTTTTCTACCAACAGCCGCCACTTGGTGTTCATGGTGGGCTGAACCACAACTATGGGAATACGGTCACGGGGGTGGGCATGGACGCCCCACAGGCATCACCCATTTCCCCCCACTTCCCTCAAGATACTCGGGACGGTCTAGGCTTGCCTGTTGTCTCCAAAAACCTTGGCCAAGTGGATACCTCAaggcagggagggtggggaggccaTGCAGGGCCTGGAAACCACGTCCAGCTACGAGGCAACCTGACCAACTCAAACATGATGTGGGGGGCACCTGCCCAGGCTGAGCCCACTGACGGCTACCAGTACACCTACGCCCAGGCCAGTGAGATCCGCACCCAGAAGCTCACCAGCGGCGTCCTGCACAAGCTGGACTCGTTCACCCAGGTGTTTGCCAACCAAAACCTGCGGATTCAGGTCAACAACATGGCCCAGGTGCTGCACACGCAGTCGGCAGTGATGGATGGCACCCCCGACAGTGCCCTCCGCCAGCTGCTGTCCCAGAAGCCCATGGAGCCCCCAGCGCCGTCTGTCCCCTCCCGTTACCAGCAGGTGCCCCAGCAGCCGCACCCTGGTTTCGCCGGTGCGCTGTCCAAACCAGCTCTTCAGGTCGGGCAGCACCCCAGCCAGGGGCACCTGTATTACGACTACCAGCAGCCACTGGCCCAGATGCCAGTGCAGGGAGGACAGCCGCTGCAGGGCCCACCAATGCTTTCCCAGCACATGCAACAGATGCAGCAGCACCAGTATTacccgcagcagcagcagcagcaagctGGCCAGCAGCGTATGTCCATGCAAGAAATGCAGCCACAGCAGCAAATTCGCCCATcacagctgcagcagcagcagcagctgcagcagctgcagcagcggCAGGGTTCCATGCAGATACCTCAGTATTACCCGTCCCCACCCATGATGCAGCACTTGcaagagcagcagcagcaacagatgCACCTGCAGCCCTCTTCTTACCACAGGGACCCGCCCCAGTACAGCCCGGAGCAAGCGCACGCGGTCCAGCTCATTCAGCTGGGCTCCATGCCCCAGTATTACTACCAGGAGGCCCAGCAGGCCTGCAGCCACCCCCTCTACCAGCCCAGCCACCTGGGCCAGCACCAGCAGCGGGAGGACGGTCAGCCCAAGACGTACCCCAGCGACAGGCAGGCCCAGGCCATGCTGAGCTCCCACGGGGACCTGGGGCCTCCTGATGTGGGAATGGGGGACCCAGCGAGCTTGGACCTGAACCGGGCCGGCAGTGCCCTCCCCCACCGGCCGCTCCTGTCCCCCAGTGGGGTCCACCTCAACAACGTGGGGCCTCAGCACCAGCAGCCGTCTCCCAGTGCCGTGTGGCCCCAG ATGCACGTACCTGATGGCAGAGCCCAGCCAGGGTCCCCCGAGTCAAG CGGCCAACCGAAAGGGCTGTTCGGGGAGCAGACGGATGCCAAGACCAAGCTGACGTGCTCCATCTGCCTCAAGGAGTTCAAGAGCCTGCCTGCCCTGAATGGCCACATGCGGTCCCACGGGGGAATGAGGGCCTCCCCCAGCCTCAAACAG gaggaaggagagaaggtccCGCCACCGCAGCCCCAGCCACTGCCGCCTCCACTGCCACCGCAGCTCCCTCCTGAGGCAGAAAGCCTCACGCCTATGGTCATGCccgtgtctgtccctgtcaagcTTCTCGTGCCCAAGCCCAGTTCTCAGGGCTTCGCCAACAGCATCGTTGCCGCCCCCTCTGCCAGAGACAAGCCAGCCAGCTCTGTGTCGGACGACGAGATGCCCGTGCTCGTGAGGATGACCCTCTCTCCCCCGCATTCACCCCAAGGGGCTATCCCCTGCACGCCTGCT GAAATTCCCAGGAAGCACCAGCCTGGCGTCGCCAAAGCCGACGAGCCCCTTAAGACCGCACCGGAGAAGAAGAAGTTCCGGCACCGGCCGGAGCCGCTCTTCATCCCGCCACCGCCCTCCTACAACCCCAACCCCGCCTCCTACTCCGGCGCCACCCTGTACCAGAGCCAGCTGCGCTCCCCGCGCGTGCTGGGGGACCACCTCCTCCTGGACCCCGCCCACGAGCTGCCCCCCTACACGCCCCCGCCCATGCTGAGCCCCGTGCGCCAGGGCTCAGGGCTCTTCAGCAATGTCCTCATCGCCGGCCACGGCCCTGGCGCCCACCCGCAGCTGCCCCTCACGCCCCTGACGCCCACGCCGCGCGTGCTGCTCTGTCGCTCCA ACAGCATCGATGGCAGCAGTGTGACAGTCACCCCCGGGCCTGGAGAGCAGACCGTTGATGTTGAACC GCGCATCAACATTGGGTTGAGGTTCCAAGCGGAGATCCCAGAACTGCAGGATGTCTCCGCGGTGGCCCAGGACACGCACAAGGCCACCCTGGtctggaagccctggccagagctGGAAAACCACGACCTCCAGCAGAGAG TGGAGAATCTCCTGAATTTCTGCTGCTCAAGTGCGTTGCCAGGTGGAGGAACCAATTCTGAATTAGCATTGCACTGTCTTTTTGAGGCCAAAGGTGATGTGATG GCTGCTCTGGAGATGCTGCTGCTGCGGAAGCCGGTCAGATTAAAGTGTCACCCTTTAGCGAATTACCACTATGCCG GTTCGGACAAGTGGACCTCCCTAGAAAGAAAACTGTTTAATAAAGCACTAGCCACTTACAGcaaagactttatttttgtaCAGAAGATG GTGAAGTCGAAGACGGTGGCTCAGTGTGTGGAGTACTACTACACGTGGAAGAAGCTCACGCGGCTGGGACGGAAGCACCGGACACGGCTCACGGAGCTCGCCGACGACTGTGTG GACTGTAGATGTCATGTCACTCCCTTTCTTCCCCAGGTGTTCAGCTCCCGACAGGCACTGAACGGCCACGCCCGCATCCACGGTGGCACCAACCAGGTGACCAAAGCCCGGGGTGCTGTCCCCTCTGGGAAGCAGAAGCCTGGCAGTGCCCAGAGCGGGTACTGCTCAGTGAAGAGCTCGCCCGCTCATAGCACCACCAGCGGCGAGACAGACCCCACCACCATCTTTCCCTGCAAGGAGTGTGGCAA AGTCTTCTTCAAAATCAAAAGCCGGAATGCACACATGAAAACGCACAGGCAGCAGGAGGAGCAGCAGAGGCAGAAGGCCCAGAAGGCGGCGTTTGCGGCAGAAATGGCGGCCACAATCGAGAGGACTACAGGGCCGGCGGGGGCGCCGGGGCTGCTGCCCCTGGACCAGCTGAGCCTCATCAAGCCCATCAAGGACGTGGACATCCTCGACGACGACGTCGTCCAGCAGCTAGGCGGCGTCATGGAGGAGGCCGAGGTTGTGGACACCGATCTCCTCTTAGATGATCAAGATTCAGTGTTGCTCCAGGGTGACACGGAGCTCTAA